The Vespula vulgaris chromosome 14, iyVesVulg1.1, whole genome shotgun sequence DNA segment aaaaaagaaacgtgacgAACGATAATCGTGACgacgatatacatatttacatacatacatacataaataaataaacaaatacgcacgtacgtacgtgcatataatataatacgtgagtacgtacatacatacgtataatataatacgtatgaGTATAAAAGTGAAACtgataatatgtatgtaactaCTACGCGGATTATAATCACGTCGCGCAACCAacaacgtttctcttttctcctctacCTCTTCGGCCATTGCCGGCGGCCCTTTAATCTGGAGACCGAGACTGAGCTTCTGTTTCCGAGATGTTTGCGCTGCTGGCTACCGTTCTGGAAGCTGCGGAACTTGATCCCGAAGTGGTTGCTTTCGTGAAACGAATGGGGAggggagaaaaagggaaagagaccTGAAGTAAGAGACACGTATAGAGAGTGAcaggtggtgatggtggtgtggtgatgatggtggtgcgGTGGTGGTGGAGCGGATAAGAGGGGGGGGGGCAAAAAAAGAGGGACACCATAGGGAAAGAGAGTGGCGCCAAGAATCTCTATGGTCCACCgcttatattttctctctctctctctctctctcttcttttctctttgtccctCCCCTCCCTCCCACTCACCCCTCGCCATCaatccttctctttatttttgtatttgcCAATGACCGATCCCTATTCACAATCCAACAACGTTTCTGTTACTTCAGAACATCtccgaaaaaaatatcttctcttACGTGATAATTGTATAAGAATATTTGATAACtgtataattgatattatactTGTATAAGATAACTATTCGGTTAAGATTTTTTACGTGTCTTATTGATGGGACGAAATGTAATTAATCTTTGGTGATCGTTCGCGTTcggattgttttttttaataaaaacatatctGTTACAAAAAAGggaatataattatgatagatCGTTGTATCGGTGATATTCTGGAAATAATGACAAAgcgatatatcaaataataaataaatgaatcataacgtgagaaagaaataacttgtgtatttttatattaaatgtctatgacgatattatttataaatcagccgtacaaatataaatatcatttttattgaactttatgaaattaattataataaaaacgtattGCAAGCGTTGCGTAGAAAGGTAGGCAATAATTTCTACCAAGATCAAAATAATCGAGCGACTTTcgttgattaaaaatctatatcgAACTTTTTAAACCAAttcgtaagaaataaattgatcTAATTAAGAGCGATTTGAAATGATAATCATCACTTGTTGTTATCGTCGTTTACCATCAATAAAGATTTTTCGGTGAATCAATTTTCGATGTAACAAGAGAGAATGAAGTTAAACTTTGTTTACAGATGTCATTATGCCTTGCGGCATTGATCCTAACGATAGTCGCTGAAGATAAGCCAACGAACACGGTTTCGGTGTCATCAAATTCACCGGGACTACAAAGCAACACGCTACAGAAGCTGATCAAGATATTGGAGAAATATGGTCTGGAAGAGCAGAGAGGATTGAAGAGGGTCTACCTGAGCAACAGGTCGATCACTTGCAACGATGGCTCGCAGGCGGGCTTTTACCTACGTAAGTCGCACGGTTCGAAGAGGTGGATCATTTTCTTGGAAGGTGGCTGGTATTGTTATGATCATAAGAGCTGTAGAAACAGGTGGCTCAAATTGAGACACCTTATGACGTCCACCCAATGGCCCGAAACACGTGACGGTAAGCAgtcattgataataataattttcttttcattcgttttatttcgttgattaatatcattattataatatcgatttcgtTATTACAGTTGGCGGATTGTTATCAGGAAATCCAGAAGAGAATCCATTTTGGTGGAACGCGAATCACGTGTAGGTATTGTCCATCGAGATATTTCGACGCGTagcattttcaaaaattatttaattatgctaacgtttaatgtttctttctcctttcgtttcttaatTAAAGGTTTGTACCGTATTGTACGAGCGACAGCTGGAGCGGTACGAGAACCTCGCCCAACGATATGTTTTCCTTTATGGGAGCTGAGATCGTCTCACAGGTTGTACGAGATCTGATACCGCTTGGCCTTGAGAATGCAAGCTCGTTGTTACTGGCTGGTAGCAGTGCAGGTGGAATTGGTGTTATGCTTAACCTAGATCACGTCCAAAATTTGGTTCATCAGGAATTAGGTTAGTAACGTTACGTTATCTTATACATAATAATGTTtccttataattttataaataattatttttcgctCATCTTATTAATCGAATTGTTTCGATTACAGGATTAAAACACATAGCCATACGCGGTGTCTCCGATTCAGGCTGGTTTCTGGACAGAGCACCATACTCACCGAATGGTCTATCACCTGTCGATGCTGTTCACAAAGGAATGGAACTTTGGAAAGCACGTATACCACACAATTGCGTCGTTAAACATCCGGACGAACCTTGGAGATGTTATTTTGGTTATCGTCTTTATCCGACCTTGACTGGTAAgtcattatttattcgattaactATAGAAAGATCTTGACGATCTGACGacgaaagaattaaagaaaaaaaaaaaagaaatctgctAATCGATcttagttaaataaatataatgattaaatcctaatcgaagaaatatttataaacatctTTAACTAATGCGCAGCTCCGTTGTTCGTCTTTCAATGGCTCTTCGACGAGGCTCAAATGTCGGCTGACAATGTTGGTGCACCTGTTACGAAACAACAATGGGATTATATTCACAAAATGGGTGACAGTTTGAGGCAGACTTTCGAAAACGTCACCGCTGTCTTTGCACCGAGCTGCATCAGTCACAGTGTTTTAACGAAGAGGGATTGGCAGTTGGTTAAAATCGACGAGGTTTCATTGGCACAGGCTTTGCATTGTTGGGAACAAATGCCACTTGGAAATCATCGTAACGAGTGAGTTCAAGTTTCTATGGTGAACAATGTAACGTGACgaattttgtttcgttcgaaacatttttatatttaacaaat contains these protein-coding regions:
- the LOC127068989 gene encoding palmitoleoyl-protein carboxylesterase NOTUM — its product is MKTELQMSLCLAALILTIVAEDKPTNTVSVSSNSPGLQSNTLQKLIKILEKYGLEEQRGLKRVYLSNRSITCNDGSQAGFYLRKSHGSKRWIIFLEGGWYCYDHKSCRNRWLKLRHLMTSTQWPETRDVGGLLSGNPEENPFWWNANHVFVPYCTSDSWSGTRTSPNDMFSFMGAEIVSQVVRDLIPLGLENASSLLLAGSSAGGIGVMLNLDHVQNLVHQELGLKHIAIRGVSDSGWFLDRAPYSPNGLSPVDAVHKGMELWKARIPHNCVVKHPDEPWRCYFGYRLYPTLTAPLFVFQWLFDEAQMSADNVGAPVTKQQWDYIHKMGDSLRQTFENVTAVFAPSCISHSVLTKRDWQLVKIDEVSLAQALHCWEQMPLGNHRNDTHSEIETNQPCTKSLRKLLRSGLTKNNGTLVQLGRAEKNSLSTETRKKSYSNGVVKIDEKGTSTTSGPERENKKRRRRKHKGRRRDRNKDGRMKKEKHERRKASGRRKSGKQSNDNNTHAGMFNGTRPQRSVIPNGKRKCIQGCHFRLIERCTWPQCNHSCPKLHNPFTGEEMDFIELLKSFGLDMKSVANALGIDIQTLNSMDHDELLNLLTQQAN